The Prinia subflava isolate CZ2003 ecotype Zambia chromosome 18, Cam_Psub_1.2, whole genome shotgun sequence genome has a window encoding:
- the LOC134559887 gene encoding dentin matrix acidic phosphoprotein 1-like codes for MRAAFLVLLLWAVACAHPVPGHEPTHPSTLQEDTINEDYISNLGNHLDGGDGRHPSASPDTGENALARDLTGGNAVDEELAELGGWAGQAPHLNQVDHEETGAHNGNDLGFLEADARDTDDGDNGPRYGANAFPSHGGAFLDEEDDSGDDTFDANGEEERGEGPTYVAGADGAGEHEPGPGDSSSSSSSESAGADHRRYRSYRHGGASSSSQEEESYDFQDEAMQGDDPSVFEGPGSSYRMRHAGPRTLGNGWESAQGSHRWEDGDSRSPEVEDGDSGEDSPSVEDDSQSEEPVDSQSEEKSSSHSREDGDGDGEDSPSREEEDSESREGTEEQSDEEPGETPEVVRTLNEHGNSQTWEGQEDWDSAEDRSVLSMPGSESREEEGELSKSREDDDDDDDQSQSTEDTTEESEESENDSEPSTSAESPESPEDSSPEDNTGEDSRSTESDNSESQEDDEDGESHSQEDATRESSSHGDDSSLQSLEGRRRRPGALRHRPAADHDDNDCQDGY; via the exons ATGAGGGCTGCgttcctggtgctgctcctctgggctgtGGCCTGTGCTCACCCT GTGCCTGGCCATGAACccacccaccccagcacccTACAGGAG GATACCATAAATGAAGATTACATCAGCAATCTGGGCAACCACCTGGACGGTGGAGATGGCAGACATCCCTCTGCCAGTCCAGACACGGGGGAAAACGCCCTTGCCAGGGACCTGACGGGCGGGAATGCCGTGGATGAGGAGCTGGCTGAGCTcgggggctgggctgggcaggctcCTCACCTGAACCAGGTGGACCACGAGGAGACAGGCGCCCACAATGGCAACGACCTGGGCTTCCTG GAGGCGGACGCACGTGACACCGATGACGGTGACAACGGGCCCCGCTACGGAGCCAACGCGTTCCCCTCGCACGGCGGCGCGTTCCTGGACGAGGAGGACGACAGCGGCGACGACACCTTCGATGCCAacggggaggaggagaggggagaaggcCCCACTTACGTGGCTGGTGCTGATGGGGCAGGGGAGCACGAGccaggccctggggacagcagcagcagcagcagcagcgagagCGCCGGGGCCGACCACCGGCGCTACAGGAGCTACAGGCACggaggggccagcagcagcagccaggaggaggagagctaCGACTTCCAGGACGAAGCCATGCAGGGGGATGATCCCTCTGTGTTTGAAGGCCCGGGCAGCAGCTACAGGATGCGCCACGCTGGCCCCCGCACCCTGGGGAACGGCTGGGAGAGCGCCCAGGGCTCCCACCGCTGGGAGGACGGGGACAGCAGGTCCCCCGAGGTGGAGGATGGTGACTCCGGGGAGGACAGTCCATCTGTGGAGGATGACAGTCAGTCAGAAGAGCCTGTTGACAGCCagtcagaggaaaaaagctCCAGTCACTCCagggaggatggggatggggatggggaggacagcccctccagggaggaggaggacagcGAGTCCAGGGAGGGCACTGAGGAGCAGTCAGATGAAGAGCCAGGGGAGACCCCGGAGGTGGTGAGAACCTTGAATGAGCACGGCAACAGCCAGacctgggaagggcaggaggacTGGGATTCTGCTGAGGACAGGAGTGTGCTGTCCATGCCCGGCAGTGAGTCCAGGGAAGAAGAGGGTGAACTGAGCAAGTCCAgggaagatgatgatgatgatgatgaccaGAGCCAGTCCACAGAGGACACCACGGAGGAGTCAGAGGAGAGTGAGAATGACTCAGAGCCGAGCACATCAGCTGAGAGCCCAGAGTCCCCAGAGGACAGCAGCCCAGAGGACAACACAGGCGAGGACAGCAGGTCCACAGAGAGCGACAACAGCGAGTCCCAGGAAGATGATGAGGACGGGGAGAGCCACTCCCAGGAGGATGCCACCCGTGAGTCCAGCAGCCACGGGGAcgacagctccctgcagagcctggagggcCGCAGGCGGCGGCCGGGCGCCCTGCGCCACCGGCCCGCTGCTGACCACGACGACAATGACTGCCAGGATGGGTACTGA